One window of Thermodesulfobacteriota bacterium genomic DNA carries:
- a CDS encoding ferredoxin, with protein sequence MGYNVTVDESKCTGCEDCVDNCPVEVFELQDEKSVPVNMDECLGCETCVEVCEQGAITVEEI encoded by the coding sequence ATGGGTTATAACGTAACGGTTGACGAGAGCAAATGCACCGGTTGTGAAGACTGCGTTGACAACTGCCCGGTTGAGGTGTTCGAGCTTCAGGATGAAAAATCCGTGCCCGTGAACATGGACGAATGCCTTGGTTGCGAAACCTGCGTCGAAGTCTGCGAGCAGGGCGCCATAACCGTCGAAGAAATTTAG
- a CDS encoding DUF362 domain-containing protein: MSPIKFPQMVRVRQRLYASPLTDVKGAVAAALGSCPEIRKAGKGARIALAVGSRGIDAIDRITAACAAFFKRIGCSPFIVPAMGSHGGATPEGQEKILAGLGITAAAIGVPVRSDMATAAVGRLSCGMNIFVAREALDADLIFPVNRIKPHTKYIGDIESGLAKMLAVGLGKADGAREIHRFAVVTRTFDVIRQAAEQIIATGRVLGGLAILEDGRGRISRVEALPAAGLIEEEKKLLAEAYRNMARIPFDNVDLLVVDRIGKDISGIGMDSNVTGRHRDITGDFFTAPHARRIFVRDLSPASDGNANGIGLADFTTTRLVNAIDRKKTLVNALAAISPEKAAIPVAFDSDREAIVAAAQSCGLVSPESARIIRIQDTRHLETLAVSRVFEKEILEIEGLSLDGTWAEMAFDEQGNLINGCE; the protein is encoded by the coding sequence ATGAGCCCTATCAAGTTCCCGCAAATGGTCCGGGTCAGGCAGCGGCTTTACGCCAGTCCGCTGACGGACGTTAAAGGCGCCGTGGCCGCCGCCCTGGGGTCCTGCCCGGAAATCCGTAAAGCGGGGAAAGGGGCCCGGATCGCCCTGGCCGTGGGCAGCCGGGGAATCGACGCCATCGACCGGATCACCGCCGCCTGCGCGGCGTTTTTTAAACGTATCGGCTGTTCACCCTTTATTGTTCCGGCCATGGGCAGCCACGGGGGCGCCACCCCGGAAGGTCAGGAAAAAATTCTGGCCGGCCTGGGAATTACCGCGGCCGCCATAGGCGTGCCCGTCCGGTCCGACATGGCCACGGCTGCCGTCGGCCGGCTTTCCTGCGGCATGAACATCTTTGTCGCCAGGGAGGCCCTGGACGCGGACTTAATTTTCCCCGTCAACCGAATCAAGCCCCACACCAAGTATATCGGGGACATCGAGAGCGGCCTGGCCAAAATGCTGGCGGTGGGTCTGGGCAAGGCAGACGGCGCCAGGGAAATTCACCGATTTGCCGTCGTCACCCGGACCTTTGACGTCATCCGCCAGGCCGCCGAACAGATTATCGCCACCGGCCGCGTCCTGGGCGGACTGGCCATCCTGGAAGACGGCCGCGGCCGGATCTCCCGCGTGGAAGCCTTACCTGCCGCCGGCCTGATAGAAGAGGAGAAAAAGCTGCTGGCCGAAGCCTACCGGAACATGGCCCGCATTCCCTTTGACAACGTGGACCTCCTGGTGGTTGATCGGATCGGCAAGGACATCAGCGGCATCGGCATGGACTCCAATGTCACCGGCCGGCACCGGGACATCACCGGCGATTTCTTCACGGCACCTCACGCCAGGCGGATATTCGTCAGGGACCTTTCCCCGGCCAGCGACGGCAACGCCAACGGCATCGGCCTGGCGGACTTCACCACCACCCGGCTGGTCAATGCCATCGACCGGAAGAAGACCCTGGTCAACGCCCTGGCCGCCATCTCGCCGGAAAAAGCGGCCATCCCCGTGGCCTTTGATTCCGACCGGGAAGCCATCGTCGCCGCGGCGCAAAGCTGCGGCCTTGTTTCTCCGGAATCCGCCCGCATTATCCGTATTCAGGATACCCGGCATCTGGAGACCCTGGCGGTTTCCCGGGTCTTTGAGAAGGAAATTTTGGAAATCGAGGGCCTATCGCTGGACGGAACGTGGGCGGAGATGGCTTTTGACGAGCAGGGAAACTTAATCAACGGATGTGAATGA